The DNA segment tttgataaaataaatacaaatatttgcCATAAAAGAAATCCAgatctttttttctgctgttagtACACTTCTGAAATAATTGTTGGGCTACACTCAGTGTAAATTATGTTTTTCCCAATAGGAAATTATGGTGGGTTCCATGTATCAGGCAGAAACTCCTGTGGGTCTGTGCAAATACAAAGACAATGAGAAAGGTAAGTTGGGTTTTTGTGTATTTACACCATAACCTTTCTCAGCCTTCCTGGATCCAGATAAACCGAGGAGGCTTTGCAGGATAAAACGTTGATGTCTTGCCCTTCGTTTCATTTGAACCTGAACTTTCAGTTTACGAAAACGATGACCAGCTGTTGTGGAACCCCGAGTGTCTTCCTGAAGGCAAAGTTGTGGAGTTCTTGACAGAGGCTTCCAGGCGGACGGGAGAGGAGAAAGGAGTGGATGCAATCCCAGAGGGATCCCATATCAAAGATAATGAACAGGTGACAGCAGCTCTTCTGTAGCTTGAATCAAATCGCACAAAGCAGATCACGTGCATACTCAGTTATGTATAACTGTCGTCTAATCTAAACCTGTTTGTCTGTATCCTGCTGGTAGGCATTGTATGAACTGGTGAAATGTGACTTTGACACAGAGGAAGCTTTAAGAAGACTTAGATTTAATGTAAAAGCAGCCAGAGGTAAGCAACCTATTACTCACAGatgtccttcacattttcctctTGTCTTTGTAGCCCTCTGCATTTTGAATTTTCTCCTAAAAAACAGTTGAATTCAAGTCAAACATTAACACTTATGACTCTCTCTAACAGAGGAGCTCTCTGTCTGGACTGAAGAAGAATGTAGAAATTTTGAACAAGGACTGAAAGCTTATGGGAAAGACTTTCATTTAATACAGGCCAACAAGGtgagagaaaaacacattagTTAGCGATTTCTTATTCTAACATGGCGCTAACCTGATATGTTTACTGTCAAGTGGTTTTCTGGATACTTAGGGTTGGAATCTGCTTCATTTGAACCGTTTTACTTTTTGAGACCAGTAAAATTGATTTGTTAAGATGTTAAAATGTCTGCAAATCATTTGACTTTTGTCCAGTTGCTAAGCTCTAATTTGATTTGTCTCTTACTTGAATCTGTCCTGAAACTGTGTCTTCAGGTGATGGTAATAATGGTCATTTCATGTCTGCTGAATTAAATCTTTCAGGTGAGAACTAGGTCTGTAGGAGAATGTGTGGCCTTTTATTACATGTGGAAGAAGTCTGAGCGTTATGATTTCTTTGCACAGCAAACCAGACTTGGGAAAAGGAAATACAACCTTCACCCCGGTGTCACGTaagtttacttttaaaaaagtgtatGCAATTTTGAAGAACATTGCTCATAGACAATTAGTAACGTGCAACCTCCACCGACTGTGAGGTTGCTTatgtaaaaatcttttttaagtATTAAGAGCTTTGCAAATGCTTGGTTAAAGCCCCTTTGGCACCAGTGATGGCTGCATTATTATAAAATAGTCTGCTGAGGCAGCATACCTGAAACTGGTTGTTGAGGAGATTAACCTTCTGTTGTGCCTTGTTTGCTGCTTCCTTCTGTTCTTTAGTGGTCATCAGTTGTTCTCATTTTCTAGCTTGAACATCTCTCTGAGCTGTCTGTCCTTTATGGTTAGTTCAGTGGACTGGCAGGTGCTCTTCATTTGATCTTCTTTTTGAGCCAGTTTGTGCAAATCTATATGGGATTTTGTGCGAACCGTCTTTTTCTCTTTGAAGAAACTCATCCTTTTGTTTGAGCTCTTCTTGGAGCCTGCTGACCGTCATCGTCATCTTCAAGCAGCTGCTCCAGCAGagatttgtctttttatttccttgattgtagaaaaaaaagagcatctcTTAATCCCTGCAGAGTTGTGGTTTAGATGCTGGTGGTTCATAGCAGTAAAGATTGGTGCTTTCTTTGGTGGCTCAAATCTGAACTGTTAGAGATGCATGAATGATAAAATCACACATGTAGTGCAtagtttaaaaagcaaaaaaagaaagaaactttaattttagttttcaaAGTTAAACTTTGGACCCACTGATTTAACAAAATGGGGAATTCAGTTTACTTCCTGAAGCTGGAGCGCACACAACATGTCTTTGCTACTACACTATAAAGTCCTTTCCAAGTTATACTTTTGCATGTcggatttatttaatttttgtggCTCTGTCTTTAAGGATTGTGAAAGAATCAAACCCGGTTTATAGAAGCCATCGCATAAGTGAAGCTATAGATTGTAATGTCGTAGAAACCACCCACAGTCACTGTCAGACTGGGGAGGGACACCTGACCACACAGACTGCTAAACCATATGAAGAGTTGAGGTTGTGTAATAGACTGTGTGCACTGCTTTCTATCATCAGAGACTATATGGACAGATTACTAGATGAGACGGAGAGTGCGACATCCAGCAGGGCAGCGTCGCCTCCTCCCACCACCTCCAACAGCAGCGCCAGCCACTCGGAGAGAGAAGACAGCAGTAGTCAGAATGGTGAGCTGATAAATACACATTGTGAGTGCACCACGTTTATCCTAAAATATAACCAGCCTTCCATTTAATCAGAGTTTTGGGCAAATGACAAGAATTTAAGACAAACTATGATCCTGTGCTTGAAAactgacttaaagttactttaacCATCACTTAAATATTCAATACAGTCATTCATATGTAGTTTACATAGACAGTATCACCACTTTTGTCCCCCTCACACCTGTATTCTGCTGCATGGTTGGGTGCAGCAATCATCAAGGAcagaaataatgttttttttttaaatcactttcctgttgtttcagatagacagcacaaaaaaaacagttgatGGATACAGACATCAGATAAATAGTATAACAGTAAAACAATTATAAGCTACTTGAATTTTAAAATCACCAGTCATTTCAAACAATATATGACCATTTAAAATTTTTAgatttgtattttcattttcttgctagttttttttctttcttatttcctTCAATTGTCTCCTCCACTTCCACTCTCGCCTCACCATCTCCatctcatcctcttcctcctgaacTGAAGTTAGGGTTCTAAAATAAGTAATCCTACACGAATTAGTTATCGTCAGCAGATCAGCCACAGAACCCTCCCGTCTCTGGACAGCTGACAAGAGATGGCTAAACAGCAACATAACGTTGCAAGCTTAACATCCTGCCAGCTAATATTAGACTTTACCGGCCTAAAACTCTTAAAGTACTTTTCCTCAGATAAACAGCTTGATTACCTTCTCACATCACGAGAGTTTATTTGCTAAGTGTGAGTCTGCCCACTTTAGATCCACTTTAAAAAAGTGTCAGAAACACCTGTGAATATCAGCAAACTGGAGCTAACAGCAGCGCTTACTGACGGAAAATTATGGATATCCTCAACAATTCAACTCACTATTACTGTCATTAATAAGAAATGAGCTCCATGACTCGTTGCAATGTATGGGATAATGCACAGAGACATGTTAATAATGATAATCAGGTAAATACCTGAGGTGACTGGGATTTGTTACCCATCTTAACACAAAATGCTGATAATCACTGAAGCTTTTGTAGAAATTCAGATCTTATCCAATAAAATTTGACAGGTTGTTGATAACATAATGACATATATTGTGTGGCGTGAAGTCAGGGAGAATGCCAGGGTTACACTTCACAGCATCAGTAAACACATTCGGCGGGCGAAAGTTGATATCCATCATCAGCCCTCCTTTGCCCAGCTTCTCCACATAATGAGCAACATGCTAGTTATGTTTTACTTCCTCTGAGGATCTCCAAAGgttcattctgttcatctggacgtccagatgaacagaatgaacctttggagatttacttacctggatgattgagaatgcatcaagacgttcctttgagtttatacatttgtttgtttactcTTAGATGCCATAGTTGGGGCACGCATAGAGTCACCGATCAACAGCGATGGTGATGCGTGGAAAAAACCACCTGGTCTCCTTACATACACCTCCCTCAGCCACTCTTTCATCATTTCCTCATCCATCCAGCCCTTTTCATTTGCCTTAATGATGACTCCTGCTGGAAACTTCTCTTTAGGCAAAGTCTTTCTCTTAAAAATCACCATAGGCGGCAGTTTCTGTCCATTAGCATGGCAGCCAAGcacaacagtaaaagaagacttTTCGTGCCCCGTTGTGCGTATCGCTACCGTGCTGGTCCCCTTCTTCTCCACAGTGTGACTCACCGGGATGTCGAAAGTGAGCGACACCTCGTCCATGTTAGTGATGTGGCTGGGCTGGATGTGTTTGTCGGCGATGTGTTTGCTGCAGTAGGAGCGGAAGATGGCCAGCTTTTCATTATAATCCGCTGGAAGTTGCTGCGCTACCGTAGTCCTGGTCCGGATGGAAAAATGGCACCGTTTCATGAAACGAAAGCACCAAGACCGGACCTCCTTGGAAATGTTCAATTTTCATTTCTTCTGCTAGCGTTACTGCTTTCAGTTGAATGGTGACCGTCGAAACGCTTCTCCCACTCGTTCTTTGCTCGATGATCCACTGCTCGAGTCTTTCCTCCAACTCGGGCCACCTCGCCTTATGTCCGCGGAAACTCAGCTGCGTCTTCTTGACCTGTCGGAGCTCGTTTTCCAGCTTCCTCCACTTGCGAACCATCGATTCATTAATCTTAAATTCTCTCATGCTGCTCGATTTCCATGTTCCTCTCATGTAGCTGATGGCCTTCAGTTTAAACTGTGCTTCATAAGCGTGTCTCTGCCATTTTCAGGGTTGTTAAAACAACGATGTTCTGCATAACGCACATACCTGTTCTTTTATACAGGTATGTGCGATTGTATATGCAATCAATGCCCACACTTCCCCCTTTAGCGTTCTCATGGTGTTCTCTACTACGTCCTCCTTACAACACACACAGGGCGCACTGCACTATAGGGCGCACCGCACTTTTTGAAGAAAATCTAAGACATTTATGTGCGCCTTATGGTCGTGAAAATACGGTAGTAGGTTTTTCACTATGTTTCAGGATTATTACATGTCCAAAATGGCTGACAGGTAATGTGATGTGATCACGTCTGTAAAACCTCTGCATGAAGgttgcactccctgtaaatggTGGAATCTCAGGAACCTGATTGAAAACATCCAACAATACCTGAatggcttttttcccccttaaacTTTCTGAAATATGTCTAACCCCGtgtttcatctttctttctttcttaggTGTTGCAAGCCACACGGTGGATGGTGCTCAGTTGCCGCCAGCAAACCAAGTCAAATCTGAGGGCGTTCAGTCCAACGGTCCGTCCCATCCCCTGGAAGCTCCGCCTCCAGCTTCAGACAACAACTCCAACGGCTGCAGCCAGCCCACTGCACCCACCCTCGACAGAAATGGCTCCATGGAGCCTCTGCTAGACCACAGGGACACAGCACCCGACAGGCCGGCCAAAAGGTGCAGGACGGAGGCAGAGCCCGTGTGCCAAAGCGAAGTGGAACCATCCAGAACGCAGGAGAATTGATGGCTTCACAGCTGAGCAGCGTTGACTAACAGACACTGACTTGGGGGTGAAAAATGTTTGTACTTCTCCAGTGATGGGTAGATTTAGGGGGGCAGAGGATGAGGAAAATGAACCCTACTGACCCATGAGCATAGCATCTcctgacagagagagacagactggctttgaggtcaaaggtcactgaaCATCACATCTTGAAGAACAGCCAACCGAGGTCCTCCAGGAGGGGCGGCAGTTACCCCCACCCCGACGTCCTTCCATCC comes from the Oreochromis aureus strain Israel breed Guangdong linkage group 18, ZZ_aureus, whole genome shotgun sequence genome and includes:
- the mier1b gene encoding mesoderm induction early response protein 1b isoform X1 encodes the protein MAEPSLGNSSPGGSAGSDDHDFDPSAEMLVHDFDDERTLEEEEMLEASDETNANEIEDLTREGEMPIDELLSLYGYGGGRSPADEDEEEEEEPEEEEDDEEEDEELDNDESSRSTGELKRNESEDVKNSLEQAGETQAASEGRTRSVRSLGTAELIRPQKLKYFESNNDAEEESDEDEDYVPSEDWKKEIMVGSMYQAETPVGLCKYKDNEKVYENDDQLLWNPECLPEGKVVEFLTEASRRTGEEKGVDAIPEGSHIKDNEQALYELVKCDFDTEEALRRLRFNVKAAREELSVWTEEECRNFEQGLKAYGKDFHLIQANKVRTRSVGECVAFYYMWKKSERYDFFAQQTRLGKRKYNLHPGVTDYMDRLLDETESATSSRAASPPPTTSNSSASHSEREDSSSQNGELINTHCVASHTVDGAQLPPANQVKSEGVQSNGPSHPLEAPPPASDNNSNGCSQPTAPTLDRNGSMEPLLDHRDTAPDRPAKRCRTEAEPVCQSEVEPSRTQEN
- the mier1b gene encoding mesoderm induction early response protein 1b isoform X2, translating into MAEPSLGNSSPGGSAGSDDHDFDPSAEMLVHDFDDERTLEEEEMLEASDETNANEIEDLTREGEMPIDELLSLYGYGGGRSPADEDEEEEEEPEEEEDDEEEDEELDNDESSRSTGELKRNESEDVKNSLEQAGETQAASEGRTRSVRSLGTAELIRPQKLKYFESNNDAEEESDEDEDYVPSEDWKKEIMVGSMYQAETPVGLCKYKDNEKVYENDDQLLWNPECLPEGKVVEFLTEASRRTGEEKGVDAIPEGSHIKDNEQALYELVKCDFDTEEALRRLRFNVKAAREELSVWTEEECRNFEQGLKAYGKDFHLIQANKVRTRSVGECVAFYYMWKKSERYDFFAQQTRLGKRKYNLHPGVTDYMDRLLDETESATSSRAASPPPTTSNSSASHSEREDSSSQNGVASHTVDGAQLPPANQVKSEGVQSNGPSHPLEAPPPASDNNSNGCSQPTAPTLDRNGSMEPLLDHRDTAPDRPAKRCRTEAEPVCQSEVEPSRTQEN
- the mier1b gene encoding mesoderm induction early response protein 1b isoform X3 — translated: MAEPSLGNSSPGGSAGSDDHDFDPSAEMLVHDFDDERTLEEEEMLEASDETNANEIEDLTREGEMPIDELLSLYGYGGGRSPADEDEEEEEEPEEEEDDEEEDEELDNDESSRSTGELKRNESEDVKNSLEQAGETQAASEGRTRSVRSLGTAELIRPQKLKYFESNNDAEEESDEDEDYVPSEDWKKEIMVGSMYQAETPVGLCKYKDNEKVYENDDQLLWNPECLPEGKVVEFLTEASRRTGEEKGVDAIPEGSHIKDNEQALYELVKCDFDTEEALRRLRFNVKAAREELSVWTEEECRNFEQGLKAYGKDFHLIQANKQTRLGKRKYNLHPGVTDYMDRLLDETESATSSRAASPPPTTSNSSASHSEREDSSSQNGELINTHCVASHTVDGAQLPPANQVKSEGVQSNGPSHPLEAPPPASDNNSNGCSQPTAPTLDRNGSMEPLLDHRDTAPDRPAKRCRTEAEPVCQSEVEPSRTQEN